A DNA window from Jaculus jaculus isolate mJacJac1 chromosome 1, mJacJac1.mat.Y.cur, whole genome shotgun sequence contains the following coding sequences:
- the Cdkn1c gene encoding cyclin-dependent kinase inhibitor 1C isoform X1 produces the protein MSDVYLRRRAAMERLVSSDTYPVLARSSACRSLFGPVDHEELGRELRMRLAELSAEDQNRWDFNFQQDVPLRGPGRLQWMEVDSESVPAFYRETVQVGRCRLLLAPRPPPVAVAVIPPPEPPVGEALDGLEEAPEQPPSAPAPVVAPTPPPVQAAAAAEEPASEPAPEPNPNPDAAPQDGAEQGANPAPRGQEQNAEQPLSGIPGRPAAAAAAAAAGATNATIKKLSGPLISADFFAKRKRSAQENKGCNDVPAGCPSPSAAPGVGAVEQTPRKRLR, from the exons ATGTCCGACGTGTACCTTCGCAGAAGAGCGGCGATGGAACGCCTGGTCTCCAGCGACACCTATCCTGTGCTGGCGCGCAGTAGCGCCTGCCGTAGCCTCTTCGGGCCTGTGGACCACGAAGAGCTGGGCCGTGAGCTGCGGATGCGCCTGGCTGAGCTGAGCGCCGAGGACCAGAACCGCTGGGACTTCAACTTCCAGCAGGACGTGCCTCTGCGTGGCCCTGGgcgtctgcagtggatggaggtggATAGCGAGTCGGTGCCCGCTTTCTACCGCGAGACGGTGCAGGTGGGGCGCTGTCGCCTGCTGTTGGCGCCCCGGCCTCCCCCGGTGGCCGTGGCTGTCATCCCGCCTCCTGAGCCGCCGGTTGGCGAGGCCCTCGACGGCCTGGAGGAGGCGCCTGAGCAGCCGCCCAGCGCCCCGGCCCCGGTGGTggcgcccaccccacccccagtccaGGCCGCGGCCGCGGCTGAGGAACCGGCTTCGGAACCGGCTCCAGAACCGAACCCGAACCCGGACGCTGCGCCCCAGGACGGCGCAGAGCAAGGCGCGAATCCCGCGCCGCGAGGCCAAGAGCAGAACGCTGAGCAGCCACTCTCGGGGATTCCGGGACGTCCCgcagctgccgccgccgccgccgcggccggCGCCACCAACGCGACCATCAAGAAGCTGTCGGGGCCTCTCATCTCCG CAGACTTCTTCGCCAAGCGCAAGAGATCTGCGCAGGAGAACAAGGGGTGCAACGACGTCCCTGCGGGGTGTCCCTCTCCTAGCGCGGCTCCCGGGGTGGGCGCGGTGGAACAAACCCCGCGCAAGCGTCTGCGATGA
- the Cdkn1c gene encoding cyclin-dependent kinase inhibitor 1C isoform X3, which produces MERLVSSDTYPVLARSSACRSLFGPVDHEELGRELRMRLAELSAEDQNRWDFNFQQDVPLRGPGRLQWMEVDSESVPAFYRETVQVGRCRLLLAPRPPPVAVAVIPPPEPPVGEALDGLEEAPEQPPSAPAPVVAPTPPPVQAAAAAEEPASEPAPEPNPNPDAAPQDGAEQGANPAPRGQEQNAEQPLSGIPGRPAAAAAAAAAGATNATIKKLSGPLISADFFAKRKRSAQENKGCNDVPAGCPSPSAAPGVGAVEQTPRKRLR; this is translated from the exons ATGGAACGCCTGGTCTCCAGCGACACCTATCCTGTGCTGGCGCGCAGTAGCGCCTGCCGTAGCCTCTTCGGGCCTGTGGACCACGAAGAGCTGGGCCGTGAGCTGCGGATGCGCCTGGCTGAGCTGAGCGCCGAGGACCAGAACCGCTGGGACTTCAACTTCCAGCAGGACGTGCCTCTGCGTGGCCCTGGgcgtctgcagtggatggaggtggATAGCGAGTCGGTGCCCGCTTTCTACCGCGAGACGGTGCAGGTGGGGCGCTGTCGCCTGCTGTTGGCGCCCCGGCCTCCCCCGGTGGCCGTGGCTGTCATCCCGCCTCCTGAGCCGCCGGTTGGCGAGGCCCTCGACGGCCTGGAGGAGGCGCCTGAGCAGCCGCCCAGCGCCCCGGCCCCGGTGGTggcgcccaccccacccccagtccaGGCCGCGGCCGCGGCTGAGGAACCGGCTTCGGAACCGGCTCCAGAACCGAACCCGAACCCGGACGCTGCGCCCCAGGACGGCGCAGAGCAAGGCGCGAATCCCGCGCCGCGAGGCCAAGAGCAGAACGCTGAGCAGCCACTCTCGGGGATTCCGGGACGTCCCgcagctgccgccgccgccgccgcggccggCGCCACCAACGCGACCATCAAGAAGCTGTCGGGGCCTCTCATCTCCG CAGACTTCTTCGCCAAGCGCAAGAGATCTGCGCAGGAGAACAAGGGGTGCAACGACGTCCCTGCGGGGTGTCCCTCTCCTAGCGCGGCTCCCGGGGTGGGCGCGGTGGAACAAACCCCGCGCAAGCGTCTGCGATGA
- the Cdkn1c gene encoding cyclin-dependent kinase inhibitor 1C isoform X5 gives MSDVYLRRRAAMERLVSSDTYPVLARSSACRSLFGPVDHEELGRELRMRLAELSAEDQNRWDFNFQQDVPLRGPGRLQWMEVDSESVPAFYRETVQVGRCRLLLAPRPPPVAVAVIPPPEPPVGEALDGLEEAPEQPPSAPAPVVAPTPPPVQAAAAAEEPASEPAPEPNPNPDAAPQDGAEQGANPAPRGQEQNAEQPLSGIPGRPAAAAAAAAAGATNATIKKLSGPLISV, from the exons ATGTCCGACGTGTACCTTCGCAGAAGAGCGGCGATGGAACGCCTGGTCTCCAGCGACACCTATCCTGTGCTGGCGCGCAGTAGCGCCTGCCGTAGCCTCTTCGGGCCTGTGGACCACGAAGAGCTGGGCCGTGAGCTGCGGATGCGCCTGGCTGAGCTGAGCGCCGAGGACCAGAACCGCTGGGACTTCAACTTCCAGCAGGACGTGCCTCTGCGTGGCCCTGGgcgtctgcagtggatggaggtggATAGCGAGTCGGTGCCCGCTTTCTACCGCGAGACGGTGCAGGTGGGGCGCTGTCGCCTGCTGTTGGCGCCCCGGCCTCCCCCGGTGGCCGTGGCTGTCATCCCGCCTCCTGAGCCGCCGGTTGGCGAGGCCCTCGACGGCCTGGAGGAGGCGCCTGAGCAGCCGCCCAGCGCCCCGGCCCCGGTGGTggcgcccaccccacccccagtccaGGCCGCGGCCGCGGCTGAGGAACCGGCTTCGGAACCGGCTCCAGAACCGAACCCGAACCCGGACGCTGCGCCCCAGGACGGCGCAGAGCAAGGCGCGAATCCCGCGCCGCGAGGCCAAGAGCAGAACGCTGAGCAGCCACTCTCGGGGATTCCGGGACGTCCCgcagctgccgccgccgccgccgcggccggCGCCACCAACGCGACCATCAAGAAGCTGTCGGGGCCTCTCATCTCCG TGTAG
- the Cdkn1c gene encoding cyclin-dependent kinase inhibitor 1C isoform X2, whose translation MSDVYLRRRAAMERLVSSDTYPVLARSSACRSLFGPVDHEELGRELRMRLAELSAEDQNRWDFNFQQDVPLRGPGRLQWMEVDSESVPAFYRETVQVGRCRLLLAPRPPPVAVAVIPPPEPPVGEALDGLEEAPEQPPSAPAPVVAPTPPPVQAAAAAEEPASEPAPEPNPNPDAAPQDGAEQGANPAPRGQEQNAEQPLSGIPGRPAAAAAAAAAGATNATIKKLSGPLISDFFAKRKRSAQENKGCNDVPAGCPSPSAAPGVGAVEQTPRKRLR comes from the exons ATGTCCGACGTGTACCTTCGCAGAAGAGCGGCGATGGAACGCCTGGTCTCCAGCGACACCTATCCTGTGCTGGCGCGCAGTAGCGCCTGCCGTAGCCTCTTCGGGCCTGTGGACCACGAAGAGCTGGGCCGTGAGCTGCGGATGCGCCTGGCTGAGCTGAGCGCCGAGGACCAGAACCGCTGGGACTTCAACTTCCAGCAGGACGTGCCTCTGCGTGGCCCTGGgcgtctgcagtggatggaggtggATAGCGAGTCGGTGCCCGCTTTCTACCGCGAGACGGTGCAGGTGGGGCGCTGTCGCCTGCTGTTGGCGCCCCGGCCTCCCCCGGTGGCCGTGGCTGTCATCCCGCCTCCTGAGCCGCCGGTTGGCGAGGCCCTCGACGGCCTGGAGGAGGCGCCTGAGCAGCCGCCCAGCGCCCCGGCCCCGGTGGTggcgcccaccccacccccagtccaGGCCGCGGCCGCGGCTGAGGAACCGGCTTCGGAACCGGCTCCAGAACCGAACCCGAACCCGGACGCTGCGCCCCAGGACGGCGCAGAGCAAGGCGCGAATCCCGCGCCGCGAGGCCAAGAGCAGAACGCTGAGCAGCCACTCTCGGGGATTCCGGGACGTCCCgcagctgccgccgccgccgccgcggccggCGCCACCAACGCGACCATCAAGAAGCTGTCGGGGCCTCTCATCTCCG ACTTCTTCGCCAAGCGCAAGAGATCTGCGCAGGAGAACAAGGGGTGCAACGACGTCCCTGCGGGGTGTCCCTCTCCTAGCGCGGCTCCCGGGGTGGGCGCGGTGGAACAAACCCCGCGCAAGCGTCTGCGATGA
- the Cdkn1c gene encoding cyclin-dependent kinase inhibitor 1C isoform X4 — MSDVYLRRRAAMERLVSSDTYPVLARSSACRSLFGPVDHEELGRELRMRLAELSAEDQNRWDFNFQQDVPLRGPGRLQWMEVDSESVPAFYRETVQVGRCRLLLAPRPPPVAVAVIPPPEPPVGEALDGLEEAPEQPPSAPAPVVAPTPPPVQAAAAAEEPASEPAPEPNPNPDAAPQDGAEQGANPAPRGQEQNAEQPLSGIPGRPAAAAAAAAAGATNATIKKLSGPLISEPKSPREDLPGSWAADDGRALGLAAVGPF; from the exons ATGTCCGACGTGTACCTTCGCAGAAGAGCGGCGATGGAACGCCTGGTCTCCAGCGACACCTATCCTGTGCTGGCGCGCAGTAGCGCCTGCCGTAGCCTCTTCGGGCCTGTGGACCACGAAGAGCTGGGCCGTGAGCTGCGGATGCGCCTGGCTGAGCTGAGCGCCGAGGACCAGAACCGCTGGGACTTCAACTTCCAGCAGGACGTGCCTCTGCGTGGCCCTGGgcgtctgcagtggatggaggtggATAGCGAGTCGGTGCCCGCTTTCTACCGCGAGACGGTGCAGGTGGGGCGCTGTCGCCTGCTGTTGGCGCCCCGGCCTCCCCCGGTGGCCGTGGCTGTCATCCCGCCTCCTGAGCCGCCGGTTGGCGAGGCCCTCGACGGCCTGGAGGAGGCGCCTGAGCAGCCGCCCAGCGCCCCGGCCCCGGTGGTggcgcccaccccacccccagtccaGGCCGCGGCCGCGGCTGAGGAACCGGCTTCGGAACCGGCTCCAGAACCGAACCCGAACCCGGACGCTGCGCCCCAGGACGGCGCAGAGCAAGGCGCGAATCCCGCGCCGCGAGGCCAAGAGCAGAACGCTGAGCAGCCACTCTCGGGGATTCCGGGACGTCCCgcagctgccgccgccgccgccgcggccggCGCCACCAACGCGACCATCAAGAAGCTGTCGGGGCCTCTCATCTCCG AACCTAAGAGCCCAAGAGAGGACTTGCCGGGAAGCTGGGCAGCAGACGATGGAAGAGCTCTGGGCCTCGCGGCTGTGGGACCGTTCTGA